The following is a genomic window from Ignavibacteriota bacterium.
CCAGCTACACCACACCTGCCGCATCGGCTGCCGACAGCGGCGCACAGTACACGGTCACGGTAACGAACAGCTATGGCAGTGTCACAAGCACCCCCGCACTTCTGCTCGTCAGTTCGAGTCCGCCCGCGATCACGTCTCAGCCTGTCGCCCGCACGGTGGCCGACGGCGCAACAGCTTCCTTCAGCGTCACCGCCACCGGACCCGGGACACTCGCGTATCAGTGGCAGCGCAACGGTTCCATCATTGCCGGTGCAACCTCCTCTTCCTATTCCATTGCCGCGGTCGCGATGGCGGATAGTGGGGCGCTCTTCCGGGTGATCGTCTCCAACAGCAACGGATCCACGACGAGCTCAGAAGCACTCCTGAGCGTCGTGGCCGCCGCCCCGGCGATCACCATCACAACCTGCGGCCGTTTCCGTCAATCCCGGTGCTTCCGCGACATTCGCAGTGGCAGCAGCAGGTACCGCACCTCTATTATATCAGTGGCAGAAGAACGGCGCCGTGATCGCCGGTGCGAATGCATCCTCGTACTCCACGCCGGCTGCGACGGCCGCGGACAACGGCGCCCTGTTCCAGTGTGTCGTTTCCAATAGGGCGGGGTCCGCCACCAGCAACGCGGCCATACTGACGGTAGCAACGGGCGTCGTCGTTTCCGACGACTTCAATGCCACCACCCTCGACGCCACGCGGTGGCATGCCGTACTCCCGGGCACACCGTCCACGGTGAGCACAACGGGAACTGGTACATCCAATGCGCGTCTGTCGATCCAGATCCCTGCCGGTTCTGCTCATGATGCCTGGCAGGGGACGAACGGGGCCGTGCGGGTGCTGCAAACGGTGAACAATGCCGATCTTGCCCTCGAAGCGAAATTTCGAATCGACCCTGAGCCTGCAATACCAGTTCCAGGGCATCATTGTGGAACAGGATGCATCGAACTATGTCCGATTTGATTTTGTCTGTGAAGGAAGCGTCCTGCGTGTCTTTGCCGCTTCGGTGGTCGCAGGCACACCGACCGTCCGCTTCGACGCTGCCGTGACGAAGACCGTCCCCATGTACCTGCGCGTCACCCGCGCAGGAAACCAGTGGACGCAGCACTGGTCATCGAACGGGACCACATGGACCCAGACCGTGAGCTTCACCCAGGCACTCACGGCGACCGGCGCGGGTATCCTTGCGGGGAACGCAGGCGATGCCCCTCCGGCAACGACGATCCTGGTGGATTACTTCTTCAACCGCAATGCCCCGATCACTTCGGAAGATGCCGGAACGGCCCCCGTCATCACTGCCGGACCGGCGAGTGTTGCAGTGAATGCCGGACAGACGGCGACGTTCACCGTCGCCGCTACCGGGACAACGCCCCTCTCGTATCAATGGAGCAAGAACGGCACCACGATCGCCGGTGCTACATCGTCATCGTATACCACCCCGGCGGTCGCCACGGCGGATAACGGAGCGCTCTTCCGATGCACCGTCAGCAACATGGCCGGAAGCGTCCTGAGCGCGGCCGCAACGCTGACCGTGCACGCTGCCCCGGTCGTGATCGCACACCCGGCCTCCGTATCGGTACCGGCGGGCACGACGGCAACATTCGTGGTGCAGGCGACGGGATCCCGGCCGTTCACGTATCAGTGGCTGCGTGATGGCGGGACCATATCTGGCGCCACGGACTCGCTCTACCGGATCACATCGGCCGTCGCCGCCGACAGTGGCGCAGCATTCTCCTGCATCGTACTCAACGGACTGGGAAGCGACACCAGCAATGCCGCTGTGTTGAGCGTCGGACGCATCCCGCTCATCACGGCCGGTCCCGCGCCCCTCACCGTTGCGATCGGCGCACCGGCGGCATTCAGTATAGCAGCCGAAGGATCCCTGCCCCTTTCCTACCAGTGGAAGCGGAACGGCACATCCATCGCCGGAGCGACAGGCCCCCTGTACACGCTCGCCGCGGCACAGGCATCGGATGACAGTTCGCGGTATCAAGCATTCGTCACCAATGCCTTCGGCGCTGATACAAGCGCCGGGGCGTTGCTGCGCGTGCAGGCCCCCGCTGTGCTCACGGCAGAACCCCGGGATACGACCGTGGGCGAAGGATCGGCAGCCTCATTCACGGTCACCGCTGCGGGCACGCTCCCGCTCACCTATATATGGGAGAAGAACGGAGCGGCCATCGACGGGGTAACCACCCGTACGCTCACGCTTGCTGGAGTGACACTGGGAGACGACAGCAGTGCCTACCGCTGCATCGTTACCAACACCCTCGGGACGGACACGAGCCGGAGCGCTCTCTTGCGGGTGACCCTCCGCCCACCGGTCATCGTCCGCGAACCGCTCTCGGTCGGAGTGCAGACGGGGCAAACGGCAACGTTCACGATCCGGGCGACGGGGAGTGTACCGCTCTCCTATCAGTGGCAGAAGAATGGCGCAGCCATCGCGGGCGCGAACGACACACTGTACACGACGCCGGCGATCACGCTTGCCGACAATGGTGCCGGGTTCCGCTGCATCGTGAGCAATACTGCGGGGAAGGACACCAGCACAACGGCAGTGCTGTCGGTCGGGGGTGTTCCGCCGGCGATCACCGCCGATCCGGCAAGCCAGACGGTCCCGCTCGGCCGTACGTATCTGTTCACCGCGGCAGCGACAGGGTCGGGGAGCATCAGCTTTCAATGGCAGAAGAACAACGTATCCATTGCGGGGGCAACAGGTGCAAGCTACCTCGGGCCCACGACGCTCAGCGCGGACAACGGCGCAACGTTTCGTTGCATCGTCAGTAGTCAGTACGGGCGCGACACCAGCGCTGCGGCGCTCCTGACCATCACAACGGCCCCGGCCTGGGGGATCCAATGGACGATGCTGAGTTCGTCCGCCGGGACCATGCCTCCCCCGAAGGCGAGCGGCACGGAACACACTGCATCGTTGGTCCTGGATATCAACAAGGATGGGTGGACGGATTTCGTCATAGCCGACCGCACGACAGCTCCGTCGGTCGTCTGGTATCAACGTACCTACACCGGCTGGACCGTCCGCACGATCGACAGCACGCTTCTTCCGGTCGAGGCGGGCGGAGCGTTCTTCGATATCGACAAAGACGGTGATCTGGATATCGTCTTCGGAGGCGATGCGCAGAGCAACCTGATCTGGTGGTGGGAGAACCCCTATCCTTCCTATACGGGAGCATGGACACGCCGGCTGATCAAGAACACCGGAGGGACCCAGCACCACGACATGATCTTCGCCGATGCCGATGGCGACGGCCAGACCGAATTCATCTATTGGAATCAGCTCCCGCGGCCCGGAGGCGACAAGCTGTTCCTTGCCGAGATCCCTGCCGCACCGAAGTCCACGCAACCCTGGCCGGCAACTCAGATACTGTCCGGGCGGCTCTACTCCGAGGGTCTCGACACTGCGGACGTGGACGGCGACGGCAAACTGGATCTCATTGGCGGCGGGAGCTGGTACAAGCACATGGGAGGAACCACATTCGTCACCAACATCATCGACAGCACGGTCCGGTACGGCCGTGTCGCAGTCGGACAGCTCGTGCCCGGGGGCAGACCGGAGATCGTCCTCTGCAATGGCGACACCCTCGGCCCGCTCCGGTGGTATGAATGGAACGGGACACTATGGACGGCGCATGACCTTCTCGGTTTCAATGCGGAGAACCCGCACAGCCTCGCGGTTGCGGACCTCGACCATGACGGAGCGCTGGATATCTTCTCCGCCGAGATGATGACGTTGAACAACTCCGACGCAAAGACCCGCGTCTTCTGCGGAGACGGTACGGGAATGTTCCAACTGCGCGAGCTCGCGAGCGGCGTGGACAATCATGAATCGCGGGTTGCCGACCTTGACGGTGACGGCGACCTCGATATCCTCTCCAAGCCCTATGACACCGGTGTGCCGGGAGTTCGGGCATGGATCAACAACGGGACCGGAAATCGAATCCTGCCGCTCAATCTCTGGCGGAAGCGGATCATTGACAGCAGCATACCGGCCATCGCACTCTTCGTCCTGCCGGGCGACATGGACCGCGATGGTTTTATGGATATCGTCGCCGGTGGATGGTGGTACAAGAACCCGCGCGACATCGGCCTGACGTGGCAGCGAAACGCCATTGGCTCACCGCTCAACACGATGTTTCTCCTCCATGACCTCGACGGTGACGGCGATACGGACATCCTGGGCACCCAGGGGGTCGGTGATGCCGACAACGACTCCTTTGCGTGGGGGCAGAACAATGGCAGCGGTGTGTTCACCGTCCGCACGAACATCCAGCAAGGCGACGGTATGTTCCCTCAGGGAGCAAGTGCGGCGCGGTTCCAGGCCGGAGGCCCGCTGGAGGTCGCCCTCGACTGGGACGCGGGGGTGACAGGGGTGCAGATGATCAGCGTTCCCACGCTGCCGGAGACGGAGACCTGGACATGGCGCCGGATCACCACGGCGAGCCTGGGCGAGGGGATCGACAACGGCGATATCGACCGTGATGGCGACCTGGACCTGCTCCTGGGCACGACCTGGCTCCGGAATGACGCGGGAGTGTGGACACCGTTCGTCCTGCACACGGCCGCGACCGGCGAACCCGACAGGAACTATCTGATGGACATGGACCGGGACGGCGATCTGGATGCCGTGATCGGCTATGGACACGACACGGCGGGAAAACTCGCCTGGTATGAACAACCGGTGGACCCAACCGGCACATGGGCCGAGCACATCATTGGCAACGTCGTCGGGCCGCACAGTGTGAGTGTACGCGACTTTGACCGGGACGGCGACCCGGACGTCGTGATGGGAGAACACAACAATCCCCCGCTCGGCACCGAGCGGCTCATCATGTTCCGTAATGCCGATGGCGCGGGCAAGGCGTGGGAGCAGATCCTCATCGGCACCGGCGAAGAGCACCATGACGGGGCCATCGCGGTGGACATCGATGGGGACGGCGACCTGGACGTGATCTCCGTCGGATACACGCACAACCGTGTCCTGCTGTACGAGAATCTCGCGATCGACACGATCGTCGTGGCGATTCCGCCCATCATCACCCAGCACCCCTCATCGGTGAGCGCCGCGGTCGGACAGACGGCATCCTTCTCCCTCGTGGCAACGGGAACGGCAACACTGGGGTACCAGTGGCAGCGCAACGGTACGGCGATCAGCGGAGCCACGGCCGCCACGTACACCACGCCGGCGCTTGCGAAGGCCGACAGTGGCGCGGTGTTCCGGTGCGTCGTCACCAACACCGCGGGCTCTGCCACAAGCAACCCTGCAACGCTTTCTGTCACCAGCGGCGGCATCGTTTCCGATGACTTCCGGTCGGCAGCGCTCAACACGGCACTGTGGACCGTCGTCAACCCGGCCCCGGTGTCGACATTCGCCCTGACGGGGAGTGGCACGGCAAGTGCGCGGCTCACGGTGAGCATCCCTGCGGGGTCATCCCATGATGCCTGGGATACAGGCAACTTCACACCACGCATCCTGCAGCCGACGACCAACACGGACTTTGAGGTGGAAGCGAAGTTCGAATCAACGCTCGCGGCGCTCTATCAGTTCCAGGGTATCGTCGTCCAGCAGGATGCATCGAACTATGTACGCTTTGATTTCGTTCGGGAAAGTTCCGCCACCCGCTTCTTTAGCGCATCGTTCGTAGCAAATACGCCGACGGTGCGGAGGGATGTCGTGATAACCAATACCAATCCGGTCTATCTCCGCGTGAAGCGCGCAGGCAATCAATGGACGGGATCATATTCGTCCAATGGTTCCACGTGGACCAGCGGCGTGACCTTCTCCCATACGCTGATCGCAACATCCATCGGGCCGTTCTTCGGGAATCAGGGCAACACGCCATCCACGGCACCGGCATTCACCGGGATCATCGATTATTTCTTCAACACCGCTGCACGGATCTCCCCGGAGGACGGCGTGGCGGGCAAGGAGGCTGTGCCCGCAGAACTTCGTGTTCCGGGGGCGACATATCTGGACAACAATTATCCCAATCCGTTCAATCCCGAGACCCGGATCCGGTTCGGCCTTCCGGTGGATGGGCCGGTCAGCGTGGCGGTCTACAATAGTCTCGGTGAGAGGGTCGCTGTGTTGCAGGATGGTTGGATGGAAGCCGGTCACCACGAACTTGTGTTCGACGGCGCCGGCCTTTCCAGCGGCGTGTATTTCTGCAGGATGCAGGCCGGCGGATACACAGGGACGAAAAAGCTCGCATTGGTGAGATAAGTGCGTACCGGGACTAGGACGGCCCACGCGCCGTCCTAATCCTCTTCCGCAGACTTCACGACGCAACCGAGTTGAGCAACGAGTTCCGCCGCCTGAACAGGGTCGATCGTCAGGCCTTTGTACTGGACAACCTCGAGCCGGATATCCGGGATATCCGACGCACGGAGATCGACGCCTTCCAGTTTGCTGCCCGTGAGGTCCATGCCCGAGAGATCGCACCGGTGGAATGTGGCGCCGCCAAGGTCCACCCTGTCGAATACTGCCCTGGCCATGCGGCACCGCTCGAAGTGCACACCTTTGAGCTTCCCGCCCGAGAAGATCGCACCCTCCATGCTGCATTCCTGAAAGGAGACATCCGTTCCGGTGAGAGTTGTGAACTGCGCGCCGGTCAGTTTGCATCCTTTGAAGTGCACCCGCTGCCACCGCGACCGTTGCCATGAAGAGCCCGAAAGGTCCGATCCCTCGCACTGCACATCGAACAAACGTGCATTGGCGATGCGTGTGCGGTTCATCAGGATGCGTTGTACGATGGTCCGGTCGAACGTCAGTCCAGAGACGGCACGACCTGCAAGATCGATGTCGATGCAGTGGACCTGAACGATCTCCGTTGAACCATCGATATCGCGTCCTTCGAAGATCGGGATGTCTTTCGGGATGCGCGGGAGTGCCACGGAGAGTGTCGCTTTGGTTTTCATGGAGAAGGTTGCACGGCCCGATCAGCTGCGCCCGTCAGATACGTTTCAGGGATGGATAGATGCGTTGATACTCCTGGAGCTGCGGACGATACAGCGCCCGTCGCACGGGATCGGGAGCGAGCGCACGACTGCTTCCTGTCATCGACCGCGCCGCTGCGGCAAATGTCGGATACCACCCGGCTCCCATCGCCGCGGCGATACCAGCACCAAGGGTCGAGGCTTCGCGCATCGCGGGGAGAACGATCCTCCGGCCGGTGATGTCGGCCATCATCGTGGTCCAGAGCAGATTGGCCGCGCCACCACCGATGGCGACGAGTTCGCCGACCTTCATGCCTACCGTTTGCTCGACCGCCTCCAGGGCGAACGCCTGCTCGAAGGCGATCCCTTCGAGGATCGCACGATAGAAGTGCGCTTGTGTGTGGGATGAGGACATTCCGGTGAATGCACCGCGGGCATGCACATCCCAGTAGGGATTCATCGCGCCGCAGATGTACGGAAGGAACCGGAGGCCATCGGAGCCCGGCCGGATCTGCGCGGCCTGCCGTGTGAGATCCGCATGGACACGCGGCATCGACCCACGGCCGACACCGAGCACGCTCCCCAGGAACCAATCGAGGGAGAAGGTGCCGGCCCGCAGGCTCAACTCATAGTAGTATCCCTGTTCGGCGATCGCGGTCATGGTCCTGAACGCATTGCTCACACGGTACTCTTTGCCGAACACCCCGGCAACGAACGCCGTGCCGAAATTGAGATAGGCCCGCTTCGCTGACAGTGCATTGGAGCCCAGGCCCGCACACTGGCCGTCGCCCCCGCCGGCCACCACCAGTGTACCTTCACACAATCCCGTGCTCCGGGCTGCTTCCGCACTTACCACACCGAGGACCGAACCGGGCGGAAGTGCATCCGGCAGTTGACGGGTCCCGAGTCCGAGAGGGCGAAGCACGTCAGGCGACCACGAGCGGCGTTCCATGGCGAACAACCCCAGAGGATCGGCACTTGCATGACTGGTGCGCCACAACCCTGCGAGCCGCCACGTCAGATACGCGTGCACATCCGCCACCATCGCGATACGGCGGAACAGCGCCGGTTCGTGCTTTTTCATCCATGCGAGGCGGTACACGACCGGAGCATAGTCCACCGGCTTGCCCGTGATCATATGGATCTTCCGGCGTCCGACCTTCGCAGCGAACGGCTCCACATCTTCCTTGCACCGTTCATCCAGCCACACGATCGCAGGCCGGAGCGGGATGCCATGGGCATCAAAGGGTACGAACGTCTCGCGCTGGTTCGCGATCCCGACGGCGGCGATACGTGCGGGATCGACCTGACGCGCCACGGCGCGGAGAGAGCGTCGGGCGGCAGACCACCAGTCTTCAGGGTCCTGCTCGTAGTGACCGGGCCGGGGCGAGTGAAGGGGAATGGAGGCGTGGGCGTGTGCCACGGCACGGCCATCGCTGTCGAACGCGATAGCCTTGGCACTGGTCGTGCTGCAGTCGAGCCCGATGACGAGCGGGCCGGCCGGGGTCTTTTTCCTGGAACGTGTTGCCATGGTCCGATCAGGCGACGGTGATCATCGCCTTCATCACTCCGTCCTTGTAGCCCGACACGAGTTCGAATGCCTCCTGCGTCCGATCGAGCGTGAACGCATGGGTTGCCATGGCATCCATGGCCACCGCCCCGCTCGCGAGAAGGTCGAGCGCTTTCTGCGTGCAGTGGACCTGGCGCCGGATGTTGAAGATCGTGATCTCCTTCCGGCGGAGTTCATGGATCGGGAACGCGATCTCATCCACTTCGGGGATACCAACGATGACAAGTTTGCCGCCGGGCTTCAGCAACTGCACCCCCTGCAACGAGGCCGCGGGGTCGCCGCTGCACTCGAACACGACATCCAGCATCAGCGGCACGATGCGGCCCACCTCCGCCACGACATCCACCCGTTCAGGGTTTCCTGCCCAGGCCGGGCTCAGCGCAGCGGCTTTCTTCAGCCGGTCTTCGATCTTGTCCGTGATGATCACAGAGCCGGTCTTCCGGGTCCGCAGCACATGGAACACCGACATGCCGATCGGCCCTGCACCAAGGATCCCCACGGAGGCATCGCCCCGGATGCCAGACTGCTCCACGGCGTACACCCCGATGGCCAGCGGCTCCGACAGGGTTGCCTGCGCGAACGTCATGCTGTCCGGGATCGGATAGCAGCATGCTTCCGGAAGGACGAGGTACTCACCGAGACACCCCTCGAGCTGTGTGGGGCAACCGAGGAAGAGGAGGCGCCGGCAGGTGTGTTCCCTGCCGGCTTTGCACTGATCGCATTCCCCGCATGACACCGAAGGGTCCACAGCGATACGCTGTCCGGGGCGGACCTTCGTCACCTTGCCGCCCACGCTCTCCACGATGCCGGCGGTCTCATGTCCGATCGTGAACGGGAATTCCACGACCTGCGAACCGATCCTGCCTGTTGTGAAATAATGGACATCCGATCCGCAGACTCCCACGGTACCGATCCTGATCAGCACATCCGTATCGTGCACGATCTGAGGGGTGGGAACATCCGTCACATCGAAACGGTGGATGCCGGTAAGGAGTGCTGCTTTCATAACGCCGATTCCCGGATGCGTGTGGTCATGCTCACACCTCGGTGCATGTCCCCTGTTGTATCATGGATGAAAGAGGGAAGGTCGCCCGTGTGCGCATGGAACGCATCACGCGGGGTGGCACGAGGATCGATCATATAACGTACGGAGCCGGATACTCAGAATCCACCCACCGTGCGCGGGCCCTGGGCAGGATCCCCTGTGGCCGGGGAACCCGGCTCCCGTCTGCGATGGTTGTACTAGTGAAAGGACTCTCGACCCTATGCGCCGCCCGACGAACATATTCCTTCTCGTGATGGCTTTGCTGGCGTTGCACTGCACCGATGCAGGCCACCTTCCCACGCCCGACCCTTTCTCCGTCTCCGACGCAGACCTGTATGCCATGCAGTCGGCACCGGACGGGTGGACGTACTTCGGCCTTTCCTCCGACACTCTTGCCGGAGGGAGCACCACCGCGCACGAGCCGCGCGTCCGCGTCAGGTATGACCGATGGGCATCGACCCAACTGACAGCGGCGGGACGCGTCAAGGCCGGCGCCGTCTTCCCCGATTCCTCTCTGATCGTGAAGGAGCTATATACCGGCAGCACCCTGACCACGATCGCCTACATGTTCAAGCTGGCACGTGCAGACAATGCGTCGCCTTCCGGATGGGTCTGGGCGGAGACCGATGGAACGGGGATCACGAAGATCCCCGCATCGCGCAGGGGATCCGGATGTGTCGGCTGCCACGCGCCCGGCATCGATTTCACGCGCATGAACGACGCGCATCCGTGACGCTTTCGGTCCGACATTCCGGAACACATCGATCACCAGTGGAGAGCAATGACATCCAGTACGACAGATACCCGTCAGGTAGGATTGGTCGGGACAGGGCTTGTGGGGACCTCCTTCGCCTACGCGCTCATCATCAGGCGATTGGCAAACCGGCTGGTCCTCATTGATGTGAACCATGAGAAAGCCCTCGGCGAAGTGATGGACTTCGAACACGGGCTTTCCTTCGCGCATCCCATGAGGATCGAAGCAGGTTCCTACGAGGACCTTGCGGGATGCCGCATCGTCGTGATCGCTGCGGGCACGGGACAGCGCCCCGGGGAGTCGCGACTCGACCTGCTCGGCAGGAACGCGGCGATCTTCCGCGACATCGTGCCGCGCATCGTGAAGGCGAACCCGGACGTCATCCTGCTCATCGCCACCAACCCCGTGGACATCCTCACCCACATCGCGCTTGACGTGTCCGGCCTCCCCCCTTCCCGCGTGATCGGGTCCGGTACGATCCTCGACACCTCCCGGTTCCGCTTCCTGCTCGGACAGTATTATGGTGTCGACACCCAGAGCGTGCATGCGTACATCATCGGGGAGCACGGCGACAGCGAGATCCCCGTGTGGAGTCTCGCCAACATCGGCGGCGTGCGCCTGCAGGAATTCGCTCCCCTGAAGAACCGGCAGTACGATCAGAAGGACATGGACGACATCTTCATACGCGTCCGCGATGCGGCGTACGAGATCATCAAGCGGAAAGGGGCGACGTATTATGCCATCGGGCTCGGACTTGTCTCCATCGTCGAGTCGATCCTCGGCGACTACCGGCGGGTCCTCCCGGTATCCACTCTCATGACCGGTCCGCACGGCGTACACGACATGTGCCTCAGCCTCCCATCGGTCGTGGGAGAGCAGGGCATCGAAGAAGTGCTCGCACTCAATCTCAGCCCTGACGAGGCCGAGGGCTTCAGGAGATCGGCGGGGAAACTCAAGGACACCTACCGGCTTCTCCGGTGAACGGGTGTGCATCCTGGGGGGGGGCCCCGCCCCGGCCGGGGGGCCGCCCGCGGGGGGGGCCCCCCCGGCCCGCCGGGGGGGGGGGGGGGGGGGGGGGGGGGGGGGGGGGGGGGGGGGGGGGGGGGGGGGGGGGGGGGGGGGGGGGGGGGGGGGGGGGGGGGGGGGGGGGGGGGGCGCGGGCCCCCCCCGGCCCCCCGGCCCCCCCCCGCCCGCGGCGCAGGCGCCGGGAAGGTGTAGGGGCGGCGGATGCGCCGGGAAATGTGTAGGGGCGGTGCATGCACCGCCCCTGCATAGTAACCCCGACCTGCTGCGACGATTGCCTCTCCGCCGCGGGCACCGGGTCAGATGATGCCGTCACCTGACGAGGAGAAGCTTTCTCGCCTCAACGAACGAGCCCGACTGCATCCGGCAGAGATACACCCCCGTCGCCAGCGCTGCCCCATCGAACCGCACCTCGTGCACTCCGGCGCCCTGCATGCCATCCACAAGCGTGGCAACTTCCTCTCCGAGCGTGTTGTACACCCGTACCGTGACGAACGACGACGAAGGCACGGCGTAGCGGATCATCGTCGATGGATTGAACGGGTTGGGATAGTTCTGCAGCAACGCAAATCCGGACGGCGCGATCGGAGGCCGGTCGTCTGCCGCTGAGAGATCCCCTCTTTTCACCACCAGCGCCGGATCACCCAGGAGGTTCCAGCGGGTATCGATCTCAGTCCAGCGGCTGCTGAGAGCTGCTTGCCAGGCCAGGCCGATCGGATCCGTCCGGTGGCTCACCAGGTACCCGTACATGCTCTCTGAGAACTCACTGGCGAATGTGAAATACATGAGTCCTGCCGGCGCCACGACACAGACCGCACCGCGGTCGTGAGCCCTCAGGAGTGCGACCGCCATCGAGATCGTATCGGGATGGTCGATTCTCTGTCCGCCGAGGAAGAGACACACAGGCAACCCGGTGCCGGTCTTGAGCGAATCGACATCCGCGGCGGTGAAGTATCCCGACGAGAAGCGTTGCCAGTTCTGGAGGCCGATAAATGACACGAAGGCGCATCCCTCGCCCCAGAGTTCGCGGAAGCCGGCAGCGGGACGATGCAAGGGCGAGTCCGGACGCAAATGTACCGTTACGGTATCCGGCCACCCCGGAGCCAGGGCGTTCTGATACCCTACTGCTTCCCTTTCCATAAACCCCCTGTCCGCCGAATCCGCCAATGCAATGGCGCGCCGCGCCCAGGAACCCGCTGTTGCCTGTTCATACGCGATCGTCTTGTTCACCATTGCCTGCATGTCATCGGGGGTCCATGCAGGCATCCGGCCGAGAGCCATGATCGGAGCGGGATACGGCATGGTCGCTC
Proteins encoded in this region:
- a CDS encoding alcohol dehydrogenase catalytic domain-containing protein, which produces MKAALLTGIHRFDVTDVPTPQIVHDTDVLIRIGTVGVCGSDVHYFTTGRIGSQVVEFPFTIGHETAGIVESVGGKVTKVRPGQRIAVDPSVSCGECDQCKAGREHTCRRLLFLGCPTQLEGCLGEYLVLPEACCYPIPDSMTFAQATLSEPLAIGVYAVEQSGIRGDASVGILGAGPIGMSVFHVLRTRKTGSVIITDKIEDRLKKAAALSPAWAGNPERVDVVAEVGRIVPLMLDVVFECSGDPAASLQGVQLLKPGGKLVIVGIPEVDEIAFPIHELRRKEITIFNIRRQVHCTQKALDLLASGAVAMDAMATHAFTLDRTQEAFELVSGYKDGVMKAMITVA
- a CDS encoding FGGY-family carbohydrate kinase, which produces MATRSRKKTPAGPLVIGLDCSTTSAKAIAFDSDGRAVAHAHASIPLHSPRPGHYEQDPEDWWSAARRSLRAVARQVDPARIAAVGIANQRETFVPFDAHGIPLRPAIVWLDERCKEDVEPFAAKVGRRKIHMITGKPVDYAPVVYRLAWMKKHEPALFRRIAMVADVHAYLTWRLAGLWRTSHASADPLGLFAMERRSWSPDVLRPLGLGTRQLPDALPPGSVLGVVSAEAARSTGLCEGTLVVAGGGDGQCAGLGSNALSAKRAYLNFGTAFVAGVFGKEYRVSNAFRTMTAIAEQGYYYELSLRAGTFSLDWFLGSVLGVGRGSMPRVHADLTRQAAQIRPGSDGLRFLPYICGAMNPYWDVHARGAFTGMSSSHTQAHFYRAILEGIAFEQAFALEAVEQTVGMKVGELVAIGGGAANLLWTTMMADITGRRIVLPAMREASTLGAGIAAAMGAGWYPTFAAAARSMTGSSRALAPDPVRRALYRPQLQEYQRIYPSLKRI
- a CDS encoding pentapeptide repeat-containing protein; the encoded protein is MKTKATLSVALPRIPKDIPIFEGRDIDGSTEIVQVHCIDIDLAGRAVSGLTFDRTIVQRILMNRTRIANARLFDVQCEGSDLSGSSWQRSRWQRVHFKGCKLTGAQFTTLTGTDVSFQECSMEGAIFSGGKLKGVHFERCRMARAVFDRVDLGGATFHRCDLSGMDLTGSKLEGVDLRASDIPDIRLEVVQYKGLTIDPVQAAELVAQLGCVVKSAEED
- a CDS encoding immunoglobulin domain-containing protein, whose protein sequence is MPSKRNFESTLSLQYQFQGIIVEQDASNYVRFDFVCEGSVLRVFAASVVAGTPTVRFDAAVTKTVPMYLRVTRAGNQWTQHWSSNGTTWTQTVSFTQALTATGAGILAGNAGDAPPATTILVDYFFNRNAPITSEDAGTAPVITAGPASVAVNAGQTATFTVAATGTTPLSYQWSKNGTTIAGATSSSYTTPAVATADNGALFRCTVSNMAGSVLSAAATLTVHAAPVVIAHPASVSVPAGTTATFVVQATGSRPFTYQWLRDGGTISGATDSLYRITSAVAADSGAAFSCIVLNGLGSDTSNAAVLSVGRIPLITAGPAPLTVAIGAPAAFSIAAEGSLPLSYQWKRNGTSIAGATGPLYTLAAAQASDDSSRYQAFVTNAFGADTSAGALLRVQAPAVLTAEPRDTTVGEGSAASFTVTAAGTLPLTYIWEKNGAAIDGVTTRTLTLAGVTLGDDSSAYRCIVTNTLGTDTSRSALLRVTLRPPVIVREPLSVGVQTGQTATFTIRATGSVPLSYQWQKNGAAIAGANDTLYTTPAITLADNGAGFRCIVSNTAGKDTSTTAVLSVGGVPPAITADPASQTVPLGRTYLFTAAATGSGSISFQWQKNNVSIAGATGASYLGPTTLSADNGATFRCIVSSQYGRDTSAAALLTITTAPAWGIQWTMLSSSAGTMPPPKASGTEHTASLVLDINKDGWTDFVIADRTTAPSVVWYQRTYTGWTVRTIDSTLLPVEAGGAFFDIDKDGDLDIVFGGDAQSNLIWWWENPYPSYTGAWTRRLIKNTGGTQHHDMIFADADGDGQTEFIYWNQLPRPGGDKLFLAEIPAAPKSTQPWPATQILSGRLYSEGLDTADVDGDGKLDLIGGGSWYKHMGGTTFVTNIIDSTVRYGRVAVGQLVPGGRPEIVLCNGDTLGPLRWYEWNGTLWTAHDLLGFNAENPHSLAVADLDHDGALDIFSAEMMTLNNSDAKTRVFCGDGTGMFQLRELASGVDNHESRVADLDGDGDLDILSKPYDTGVPGVRAWINNGTGNRILPLNLWRKRIIDSSIPAIALFVLPGDMDRDGFMDIVAGGWWYKNPRDIGLTWQRNAIGSPLNTMFLLHDLDGDGDTDILGTQGVGDADNDSFAWGQNNGSGVFTVRTNIQQGDGMFPQGASAARFQAGGPLEVALDWDAGVTGVQMISVPTLPETETWTWRRITTASLGEGIDNGDIDRDGDLDLLLGTTWLRNDAGVWTPFVLHTAATGEPDRNYLMDMDRDGDLDAVIGYGHDTAGKLAWYEQPVDPTGTWAEHIIGNVVGPHSVSVRDFDRDGDPDVVMGEHNNPPLGTERLIMFRNADGAGKAWEQILIGTGEEHHDGAIAVDIDGDGDLDVISVGYTHNRVLLYENLAIDTIVVAIPPIITQHPSSVSAAVGQTASFSLVATGTATLGYQWQRNGTAISGATAATYTTPALAKADSGAVFRCVVTNTAGSATSNPATLSVTSGGIVSDDFRSAALNTALWTVVNPAPVSTFALTGSGTASARLTVSIPAGSSHDAWDTGNFTPRILQPTTNTDFEVEAKFESTLAALYQFQGIVVQQDASNYVRFDFVRESSATRFFSASFVANTPTVRRDVVITNTNPVYLRVKRAGNQWTGSYSSNGSTWTSGVTFSHTLIATSIGPFFGNQGNTPSTAPAFTGIIDYFFNTAARISPEDGVAGKEAVPAELRVPGATYLDNNYPNPFNPETRIRFGLPVDGPVSVAVYNSLGERVAVLQDGWMEAGHHELVFDGAGLSSGVYFCRMQAGGYTGTKKLALVR